From Bacteroidales bacterium, one genomic window encodes:
- a CDS encoding 3'-5' exonuclease: MYAIIDVETTGVNAKSDRLTEIAIIIFDGEKIVKEYSSLINPEREIPYYITRITGINNSMVNSAPKFYELAKSIVEITEGCTFVAHNAAFDYRFIRAEFESLGYNYERETIDTIKLARKSIPGLRSYSLGKLCNEIGIEINNRHRAMGDAQATVELFKRIYQF; the protein is encoded by the coding sequence ATGTATGCCATCATCGATGTGGAAACAACAGGAGTAAATGCTAAAAGCGATCGCTTAACAGAGATTGCAATTATCATTTTTGATGGCGAAAAAATCGTTAAAGAATATTCCAGTCTGATTAATCCTGAGCGAGAAATCCCCTATTACATCACACGAATAACAGGGATAAACAACAGTATGGTAAACTCAGCTCCCAAGTTTTATGAACTAGCAAAAAGTATTGTTGAAATTACCGAAGGCTGCACTTTTGTTGCTCACAACGCTGCTTTCGATTACCGTTTTATTCGTGCCGAATTTGAAAGCTTGGGCTATAATTACGAACGCGAAACAATTGATACCATAAAACTGGCTCGGAAATCTATTCCTGGATTGAGGAGTTATAGTCTGGGCAAATTATGCAATGAAATTGGAATTGAAATAAACAACCGTCACCGTGCAATGGGCGATGCACAGGCAACCGTAGAGCTCTTTAAACGTATTTATCAATTTTAA
- a CDS encoding peptidylprolyl isomerase — MLIGAFIYFQTEDKNPSIIFETELGNITVELYLDKAPITAANFLRYVDENRLTEATFYRTVRDGNQENNPVKINVIQGGLYEDNHPMMLEPIAHENTKQTGIKHLDGVISMARYTPGTATSEFFICVGDQPALDYGGGRNNDGAGFAAFGKVTEGMDVVHQIHQAAADGQYHNPRIKIFSIKRKINTN; from the coding sequence ATGTTGATTGGAGCATTTATTTATTTTCAAACAGAAGACAAGAATCCGTCCATCATCTTTGAAACGGAGTTAGGAAATATTACAGTGGAATTGTATTTGGATAAAGCTCCTATTACAGCTGCAAATTTCCTTCGTTACGTTGATGAAAATAGACTTACAGAAGCCACTTTTTATCGTACAGTAAGAGATGGGAACCAAGAAAATAATCCGGTAAAAATCAATGTCATTCAAGGCGGATTATATGAAGATAATCACCCTATGATGCTTGAGCCAATCGCTCATGAAAACACAAAACAAACAGGAATAAAACACTTGGATGGAGTAATTTCAATGGCGAGATATACACCCGGAACAGCCACTTCAGAATTTTTTATTTGTGTTGGAGATCAGCCTGCTCTTGATTATGGCGGCGGCAGAAATAACGATGGTGCAGGCTTTGCTGCTTTTGGAAAAGTGACTGAGGGAATGGATGTCGTTCATCAAATTCATCAGGCAGCAGCCGATGGTCAATATCACAATCCAAGAATTAAGATTTTTTCTATTAAAAGAAAGATTAACACCAATTAA
- a CDS encoding dihydroorotate dehydrogenase-like protein, translated as MAELKTTYMGIELKNPLIVGASNLVADIENIKKIEAAGAGAIVYKSLFEEQIQLENFEADEDLNAYNERNAEMISLFPDMGEIGPQEFLENLSKVKKAVNIPVFASLNCVYKYTWVDYAKEIEKTGVDGIELNFFSTPKPFGLSGHDVLQEQLNIIHDVKEAVNIPIAAKISPFYTNTLRMVHMIEGSGADAVVMFNKLFQPDIDINDQKMHFPYNFSNSDESRLPLRYVGLLAGQVNMSLAANTGIMEGEDMIKMLLAGADVVQVVTTLYKNGINHITKMLDDLQSWMDKNDYASVDEFRAILSRDKIKDPYAYKRAQYVDILMKSNVFKPRVEV; from the coding sequence ATGGCCGAATTAAAAACAACCTATATGGGTATCGAATTAAAAAATCCTTTAATTGTGGGTGCCAGTAATTTAGTAGCTGATATTGAGAATATTAAAAAAATTGAAGCAGCAGGTGCTGGTGCTATTGTCTATAAATCCTTATTTGAAGAACAAATTCAGCTTGAAAATTTTGAAGCCGACGAAGATTTAAATGCCTATAATGAACGGAATGCAGAAATGATTTCTTTATTTCCTGATATGGGAGAAATTGGACCTCAAGAGTTTTTGGAAAATTTAAGCAAGGTTAAAAAAGCAGTTAATATTCCTGTTTTTGCCAGTTTAAATTGTGTTTATAAGTATACTTGGGTAGATTATGCCAAAGAGATAGAAAAAACGGGTGTTGATGGAATAGAGCTTAATTTCTTTTCTACTCCGAAGCCTTTTGGTTTAAGTGGTCACGATGTTTTGCAAGAACAACTAAATATCATTCACGATGTGAAAGAAGCCGTAAATATACCGATTGCTGCTAAAATTAGTCCATTTTATACCAATACACTTCGTATGGTGCATATGATAGAAGGTTCAGGTGCAGATGCTGTTGTGATGTTTAATAAATTATTCCAGCCCGATATTGATATCAATGATCAGAAAATGCATTTCCCTTATAATTTCTCCAATTCAGATGAAAGCCGTTTACCTTTGCGTTATGTTGGACTTTTAGCCGGACAGGTAAATATGAGTCTTGCTGCTAATACCGGTATTATGGAAGGTGAGGATATGATTAAAATGCTTTTGGCCGGTGCTGACGTTGTTCAGGTTGTTACAACACTTTATAAAAATGGTATCAATCATATTACCAAAATGTTAGACGATCTTCAGTCTTGGATGGATAAGAACGATTATGCTTCGGTAGATGAATTTCGTGCTATCCTTTCTCGCGATAAGATTAAAGACCCATATGCTTATAAACGTGCGCAATATGTTGATATTTTAATGAAATCGAATGTTTTTAAACCAAGAGTTGAGGTGTAA